From one Candidatus Paceibacter sp. genomic stretch:
- a CDS encoding bifunctional DNA primase/polymerase: MKSTLEAALSYRNQGFSIVPSNPRTKAPLVPWAEFQGRMPTENEVVSWFKQYPKAMISLVTGQNSGVTVVDADSPEAISRIEEILPESLELPCVQTPRGGKHFYFAYDPSIPTKAGVLPNIDTRSDGGCCVCPPSCNSSGKKYIWLNGSELPREALPEMPEGLYRMLTETQSQPTAMCATSREHTINNIHTIYNKKTNNREGDDNFDDTPPLFSEGRRDTDLFTLANSLVKSGMPERDIFKYLEFIIHSWGEHDETWINIKIQSALKRQEKRDGKFSDEVKEWILSSKGIFLSSDVVKSLQVSSRDEQKNLSKILSRLCDEGVIERHGNKNGCFRKIEKDYEIIDLSSVSVTPLPIVWPFNIHEKVYILPKSVGVIAGQTDAGKSAYCLNFAYMNRERMKVRYLTSEMGAQEIKSRISHLNVPDVEWEKIEFIERSGNFQDLVLSDGITVIDYMEKTENFYEIARDIKEIFDRLKTGFCLISIQKKEGQDFGRGGDFSAEKSRLYLSMSPGRLKIVKAKNWVKPDVNPNRMECEFKLVGGIKFIQTSGWKRPD; the protein is encoded by the coding sequence ATGAAATCGACACTTGAAGCGGCATTGTCATATCGAAATCAAGGATTCAGCATTGTCCCATCGAATCCCCGGACAAAGGCTCCATTGGTTCCATGGGCTGAATTTCAAGGCCGGATGCCGACCGAAAATGAAGTTGTTTCGTGGTTTAAACAATATCCCAAGGCAATGATTTCGCTAGTAACCGGCCAAAACTCCGGGGTAACGGTAGTTGATGCAGATTCTCCAGAGGCTATTTCCAGAATTGAAGAAATTCTTCCAGAATCTCTTGAACTGCCCTGTGTGCAAACTCCGAGGGGTGGCAAACATTTCTATTTTGCTTACGATCCATCTATACCCACAAAAGCCGGGGTGCTTCCTAATATTGATACCCGGAGTGATGGCGGTTGTTGCGTGTGCCCTCCCTCTTGCAATAGTAGTGGCAAAAAATATATATGGTTGAACGGTTCCGAACTTCCCAGAGAAGCCTTGCCGGAAATGCCTGAGGGCTTGTACCGTATGTTAACTGAGACTCAGTCTCAACCCACTGCCATGTGTGCGACCTCAAGGGAGCACACCATTAATAACATACATACTATATATAATAAAAAAACTAATAATAGGGAGGGTGACGACAATTTTGACGACACCCCTCCTCTCTTTTCCGAAGGTCGTCGAGACACAGATTTGTTTACACTTGCCAATTCCCTTGTAAAATCAGGCATGCCAGAGCGAGACATCTTCAAATACCTTGAATTTATTATACATTCATGGGGTGAACATGACGAAACATGGATAAATATTAAGATTCAAAGCGCTCTGAAAAGGCAAGAAAAGCGGGATGGGAAGTTTTCGGACGAAGTTAAAGAGTGGATTTTGTCGTCAAAAGGCATCTTTTTGTCGTCAGATGTCGTCAAAAGTCTCCAAGTGTCGTCAAGGGATGAGCAAAAGAATTTGTCAAAGATTCTCTCCCGTCTGTGTGACGAGGGTGTTATTGAGCGTCATGGAAACAAAAACGGTTGTTTTCGCAAGATCGAAAAAGATTACGAGATTATAGACCTGTCCAGTGTTTCTGTAACCCCCCTCCCAATTGTATGGCCGTTCAATATCCATGAAAAAGTTTACATACTACCTAAGTCGGTTGGCGTTATTGCAGGCCAAACCGATGCAGGTAAGTCAGCCTATTGCCTCAATTTTGCCTACATGAATAGGGAGCGAATGAAGGTCAGGTATCTAACCAGTGAAATGGGCGCACAAGAAATCAAAAGCCGGATTTCGCATTTAAATGTTCCTGATGTGGAATGGGAAAAAATTGAGTTTATCGAACGTTCGGGCAATTTCCAAGACTTGGTGTTGTCGGATGGAATAACAGTAATTGATTATATGGAAAAGACGGAAAATTTCTACGAAATCGCTAGGGATATAAAAGAGATTTTCGACCGTCTAAAAACGGGTTTTTGCCTGATTTCAATTCAAAAGAAAGAAGGCCAAGACTTTGGCCGTGGCGGTGATTTTTCCGCAGAAAAGTCAAGGCTGTATCTGAGCATGTCGCCAGGGCGTTTAAAAATTGTAAAGGCAAAAAACTGGGTAAAACCCGATGTTAACCCAAATCGCATGGAATGTGAATTCAAATTAGTGGGCGGGATTAAATTTATCCAGACAAGTGGCTGGAAAAGACCTGATTAA
- a CDS encoding ribbon-helix-helix domain-containing protein, with protein MEGIKFFNFAIPIETYKKLKARSNRTGKPISEMLREAIEIVLKTRNGNPTTTKG; from the coding sequence ATGGAAGGAATTAAGTTTTTCAATTTTGCAATTCCAATCGAGACATATAAAAAACTCAAAGCCCGTTCCAATAGAACGGGGAAGCCTATTTCTGAAATGTTGAGGGAGGCGATTGAGATTGTTTTGAAAACACGAAACGGGAACCCGACTACAACGAAAGGCTAG